Genomic DNA from Gimesia aquarii:
TTCTTTTCCAATTCTGATTTGTTGAACTAACGTCTTTAAAGTTGGTAATTGCCCACGGTCTAAAGCCGATAAGAGAATTTGAACGCGCCAATTTGAACTACCCAGCAGTTGATTTTCCGATTCTGAAAATTCACATTGTTCGTGCAATGATGCCAATCCTTCATCAAACCACTCTGGCATGTTGGGAAAATCGATCTCGGCTAACGCATGAGTCAGTTCATGAGCTAACGTTCCGCTTCCCGTTGTCAGATTGAGAATGATGCGCATTTCTTCCGAATGGAAATAACCATAGTATGAACCGACTTTTCTCCGATCCAAATCAAAAGCCACCTGCTGGTAACGGTCCTGGCTGGAAAGTGCAATGATGGTGATGGGACGATCGGGCTTACGATCAAAATACCAAACATTCAACGCATATTGCGTTGGCAGGATTGTTTTTCGATAGAGTGCATCCAGAGTTTGAGTGTCATAATCTCCCATCAGGACGTAAGGAGCCCTGACTAAGGTATTAATGGGAATCGAAATCTTTTCCTGTACCTGCTTTGCTCGCGTTTCACATTCTGCCTGAAACAGCTTCTCCGGATCTGCTGTTTTGATCTGTGGTGCTGAAGAATACGTTTCTGGCGCACCGAGGTGGACCGCATTCGAGGAGGCCCTTCCTTCCTGAACTCCAGAAAAAGTCAGGAAATAAAAGCCTGTCACCAGAACGAACGGTCCCGCGATCAACAGAGCACTACGATAAATAGACAAAACAGAATCCTTAACTGAACCTCAATTACAATGTTTGCAATATGATCAGGAACATAGGTTTACAAAAATTAGGTCAGTGAATTATAGTTCGCGATCACTCGTATCACTTGAGTAAAGCTTAACGGATTTTCGATATTCACCCATGTTGCAGTAGACTGAGGCGATTAATTCAATCTGATCACCCTTATTTATGTAGCCGTAATAATAGCTACAACTAGAATAGTTTGACACGCTTTCCCGCAATCAAGCAGATGTGAGACTAGTCTGCGGGATCTTTTCATGGCCGGAAAACCGCATTAAGGAAGAGTAACAATCTGGCCGAAATCTTGTTATAACAAGCTTACTATATCTATTTGCGCTACATAGTTTGCTTGTCAATTCACATAAACGGATGGTGAAATATAAACTTCAATGGGTCATTCTTCACATTTTGAAACAAGTCGCGATCGGCCTAAGACCCCTTGGCGATTAGAGGGTCAACAAAACCAGGCCCAGGCCAGACGACCACTGTTTACATCCGCGGAACTTCATGCACTTAAGACTGGAATGCACTGCACTATGTATAATTCAATGGGAGCACACCTTGACGAGGTCGATGGTGTTAAGGGAACTCGGTTTGCTGTCTGGGCTCCCAATGCGAGAGAAGTGTGTGTGATTAGTGATAAAAATCACTGGAAACATGGCGAGCACTATTTAAATTCCAGTGATGCTGGTGTGTGGTCCGGATTCGTTCCCAACATGAGTGAAGGGGAAGCTTACAAATATAGCTTGCGTGGCCAGAATGGAGAGTTCTTCGAAAAAAGTGATCCTTACGCGTTTTACTCTGAACTCCGTCCCAAGACGGCATCGATCGTTTACAATCTTGAGAATTTTCCCTGGCAGGACCAACAGTGGTTAGAGAAGCGAGAAAAGACCAACTGGCACGATCAACCCATTACGATTTATGAAATTCATCCGGGTTCCTGGAAACGCCCCAAGGACGGCCGTCAGTTTTATACTTATCGCGAACTAGCCAAAGAACTCGTCGAGTATGTGCATCAAATGGGATACACCCATATTCAACTGATGCCGATTACTGAGCATCCCTTTGATGGTTCCTGGGGTTATCAAACCACGGGCTATTATTCACCGACGAGTCGTTTTGGAACTCCCCATGATCTGATGTACTTTATTGATTACTGTCATCAATCAGATATTGGTGTGCTCTTTGACTGGGTTCCCGGCCATTTCCCTACAGATGGACATTCTCTAGGCCGTTTCGATGGTACCTGCCTCTACGAGCATGCAGATCCCAGAAAGGGCTTTCACCCGGATTGGGGGACCTACATCTTTAACTATGGGCGCAATGAAGTATGCGACTTTCTATTGTCGAGCGCTCACTTCTGGATCGATAAGTATCACTTCGACGGTCTTCGCGTTGACGCAGTTGCTTCCATGCTCTACCTGGACTATTCACGCGAAGAAGGGGAATGGCTGCCAAACTCCAGTGGGGGACGTGAAAACCTGGAAGCAATTGAATTCCTGAAAAATGCAAACACCAGCTTGCATGGAGCGTATCCCGGAATCCTGACGATCGCGGAAGAATCGACTTCCTGGGGCGGCGTTTCTCACCCCGTTTATAACGGAGGCTTAGGATTCAATATGAAATGGGATATGGGGTGGATGAACGATACCCTTCGTTATATGCACTTCGATCCCATCTACCGCTCACACCATCAGGGAGAGCTCTCCTTTAGAATGATTTATGCGTTTACTGAGAATTTTGTTTTACCTCTCTCTCATGATGAAGTTGTGCATGGAAAACGTTCGTTGCTGTCACAAATGCCAGGTGACATGTGGCAGCAGTTTGCAAATTTACGTCTGCTCTATGGCTATCAATATACCATGCCTGGTAAAAAACTACTGTTTATGGGAGGCGAACTCGCTCAGTGGCATGAATGGAATCACGATAGCGAACTAGACTGGAATTTAATTGGAAACGAAAATCACGATGGAATACGTCGGCTGGTTGGTGACTTAAATCAAC
This window encodes:
- the glgB gene encoding 1,4-alpha-glucan branching protein GlgB: MFTSAELHALKTGMHCTMYNSMGAHLDEVDGVKGTRFAVWAPNAREVCVISDKNHWKHGEHYLNSSDAGVWSGFVPNMSEGEAYKYSLRGQNGEFFEKSDPYAFYSELRPKTASIVYNLENFPWQDQQWLEKREKTNWHDQPITIYEIHPGSWKRPKDGRQFYTYRELAKELVEYVHQMGYTHIQLMPITEHPFDGSWGYQTTGYYSPTSRFGTPHDLMYFIDYCHQSDIGVLFDWVPGHFPTDGHSLGRFDGTCLYEHADPRKGFHPDWGTYIFNYGRNEVCDFLLSSAHFWIDKYHFDGLRVDAVASMLYLDYSREEGEWLPNSSGGRENLEAIEFLKNANTSLHGAYPGILTIAEESTSWGGVSHPVYNGGLGFNMKWDMGWMNDTLRYMHFDPIYRSHHQGELSFRMIYAFTENFVLPLSHDEVVHGKRSLLSQMPGDMWQQFANLRLLYGYQYTMPGKKLLFMGGELAQWHEWNHDSELDWNLIGNENHDGIRRLVGDLNQLYRTEKSLYETDFTPEGFSWIQCDDSINSVFAFQRKSTDDHEHVIVIGNFTPVPREGYRIGVPIAGFYNEIINSDAKIYGGSNIGNAGGVYSEKINSHGLDYSITLNLPPLGLLIMKPVSAKKEPPQE